One part of the Sulfolobus tengchongensis genome encodes these proteins:
- a CDS encoding pyroglutamyl-peptidase I produces MTVILFGFEPFREYIENPSQLVVQSLNNIEINNEPVRGIVLPVEYDKVEEIIITSIRKYKPILILGLGLAPGRAKLTPEKIAINYKYSKEPDNAGKKSNGEKIDNNGQDGIFTNIPVEELVDFLNSRSIPTELSLSAGSYLCNMAMYIIVREAKKSGALGGFIHLPCHERLASILSKPLPSMNLETMNRGIRLAIEFVLSKLTKQQNVQ; encoded by the coding sequence ATGACAGTTATTCTCTTTGGATTTGAACCTTTTAGAGAATACATTGAGAATCCTTCGCAACTTGTTGTACAATCCTTAAACAATATCGAAATAAATAATGAGCCAGTAAGAGGAATAGTCCTTCCTGTAGAATATGACAAGGTGGAAGAAATAATTATAACTAGTATAAGAAAATACAAACCGATATTAATTTTAGGACTAGGATTAGCTCCAGGTAGAGCTAAATTAACTCCTGAAAAAATTGCAATAAACTATAAATATTCTAAGGAACCAGATAATGCAGGGAAAAAAAGTAATGGTGAAAAGATAGATAACAATGGCCAAGATGGCATATTTACAAATATCCCAGTAGAAGAGTTAGTAGACTTTTTAAATAGTAGGAGTATTCCTACAGAGTTGAGCCTTTCAGCTGGAAGTTATCTCTGTAATATGGCCATGTATATAATAGTTAGGGAAGCCAAAAAAAGTGGAGCTTTAGGAGGCTTTATACATTTACCTTGCCATGAAAGGTTAGCGAGCATACTATCTAAACCATTACCATCTATGAACTTAGAAACTATGAATAGAGGTATCAGATTAGCAATTGAGTTCGTGCTATCCAAACTGACTAAACAACAAAATGTACAATAA
- a CDS encoding gamma-glutamyltransferase family protein, which produces MNAIATDHFLASKAGIEMFKKGGNAFDAITASAAVLSVVDPYNSGLGGFGVAILRTSDGKIRGVNFIGTAPRRLKLEDLIEEDPWEDYKPTAEGPLSPLVPGNVAGWGEIHSKYGQLKWADVLEPAILAARGHEITNRIHKFYEGIKWKAARHQSTYKTFYSSGSFPSVGEILKQPELENTLKILAEEGWESFYNGTLASRISDAVRKWGGVLDEEDLKSYSLLWVNPLNTTFEKSTIYSLSQGTGGPIVLEWLNIIEQLNPQDSWDSGNFAHFFLEAGKLAMRDDDAYNSGKNYITMPVDKLISKEHAKELAALITNKANFYKKVNKSVYGLHTTSLSAIDDEGNAVTMTLTQMYGFDRNGLLEGLGFSLNDGVCYFSTDPKDKERVEPMQRPRYPLSPIIAENQNELITLGSAGGWTIPQTITLTLLKILKFNMEIDKAIVTPRYILRYRDNSIPYPPGTVVEIEEGIPRATIEELRNRGHIIGSHTPFDKAPFGAVNGVQAMRGKMIGGAEIRRDGIALTI; this is translated from the coding sequence ATGAATGCAATAGCAACTGATCATTTTTTGGCATCTAAAGCTGGTATTGAAATGTTTAAAAAAGGAGGCAACGCATTTGATGCTATCACAGCATCTGCTGCTGTTTTAAGTGTAGTTGATCCTTACAATTCCGGTTTAGGAGGATTTGGTGTAGCAATACTAAGGACCTCAGACGGGAAAATAAGAGGAGTTAACTTTATAGGTACAGCACCCAGAAGGTTAAAGCTTGAGGACCTAATTGAAGAGGACCCTTGGGAAGATTACAAACCGACTGCGGAAGGACCTTTATCTCCTTTAGTTCCCGGAAACGTAGCCGGTTGGGGGGAAATACATTCTAAGTATGGGCAATTAAAGTGGGCTGATGTTCTAGAACCAGCTATATTAGCCGCTCGTGGACATGAGATAACTAATAGAATTCATAAATTTTATGAAGGGATAAAATGGAAAGCTGCGAGGCATCAAAGTACATATAAAACATTTTACTCATCTGGAAGTTTTCCATCAGTCGGAGAAATTCTCAAACAACCGGAGCTTGAAAACACTCTTAAGATTTTAGCTGAAGAAGGATGGGAGTCTTTTTATAATGGGACCTTAGCCTCAAGAATTTCCGATGCAGTAAGAAAATGGGGTGGAGTATTGGATGAAGAAGACCTAAAATCGTATTCCCTCCTTTGGGTGAATCCCTTAAATACAACATTTGAAAAAAGTACTATTTACTCCTTATCTCAAGGAACTGGAGGTCCCATTGTGCTTGAATGGCTTAATATAATTGAACAATTGAATCCGCAAGATTCTTGGGATTCAGGAAATTTTGCACATTTCTTTCTAGAGGCTGGAAAACTTGCGATGAGAGATGACGACGCTTACAATTCAGGAAAAAATTATATAACAATGCCTGTAGACAAGTTAATAAGCAAAGAACATGCAAAAGAGTTAGCTGCATTAATTACTAATAAAGCTAATTTCTACAAAAAAGTCAATAAAAGCGTATATGGTCTACATACAACTAGTCTTTCGGCAATAGATGATGAGGGAAATGCTGTTACTATGACTCTAACACAAATGTATGGCTTCGATAGAAATGGGCTTCTAGAGGGATTAGGATTTAGTCTAAATGACGGAGTGTGCTATTTTTCTACTGATCCAAAAGATAAGGAAAGAGTAGAACCAATGCAAAGACCTAGATATCCCCTCTCTCCAATAATAGCAGAAAATCAAAACGAACTAATAACACTGGGTTCAGCAGGAGGATGGACCATACCACAGACTATAACTCTAACTTTATTAAAGATATTAAAATTTAACATGGAAATAGATAAAGCTATCGTAACACCAAGATATATATTAAGGTATAGGGATAACTCTATACCTTATCCTCCTGGTACAGTAGTTGAAATAGAAGAAGGTATTCCTAGAGCTACAATTGAAGAACTTAGAAATAGAGGTCACATAATAGGGAGTCACACACCATTTGATAAAGCTCCTTTCGGTGCTGTGAATGGTGTTCAAGCTATGAGGGGCAAGATGATTGGAGGAGCAGAAATAAGAAGAGATGGCATAGCCCTTACTATTTAA
- a CDS encoding helix-turn-helix domain-containing protein — MLVLKTALLMGYFNYPRNVKAKEIADVLGISKQAFLYHLRNFINKLITSTDLDEFNS; from the coding sequence CTGCTAGTTCTTAAAACTGCGTTATTAATGGGGTATTTCAATTATCCTAGAAACGTTAAAGCAAAGGAAATAGCTGATGTTCTAGGCATATCTAAACAAGCATTCCTCTATCACTTGAGAAACTTCATAAATAAACTTATTACTTCAACTGATCTTGATGAGTTTAACTCATAG
- a CDS encoding CHAD domain-containing protein, which yields MLQIEKYLNEQLRKAIQINGESEEDIHDMRVAIRKYFDVLYTLYPIYENIECIFLAKEAISTLGKVRDIDICGIINMERDKLVFKALKRVKNMQMCFINERIYGARILLYNRILDISRSVKDISDFHELRKNVRIVRNLAEALGYDNKEIKILAKRMGDLRDEMLRARCRGQTPTNVNLDEYREEARRVILKIIALQDEFHHFNTNGG from the coding sequence ATGTTACAGATTGAGAAATATCTTAATGAACAGTTAAGGAAGGCAATTCAAATCAATGGAGAGAGTGAAGAGGATATACATGACATGAGAGTTGCAATTAGAAAATACTTTGACGTTTTATATACGCTTTATCCGATTTATGAAAATATTGAATGTATATTCCTAGCTAAGGAGGCTATTAGCACCTTAGGGAAAGTTAGAGATATTGACATATGTGGTATAATAAACATGGAGAGAGATAAATTGGTTTTTAAAGCGTTAAAACGAGTTAAAAATATGCAAATGTGCTTTATCAATGAGAGAATTTATGGGGCAAGAATCCTTCTGTACAACAGAATTTTAGACATATCTCGCTCTGTCAAGGATATTTCAGATTTTCATGAATTAAGGAAAAACGTGAGAATAGTGAGAAATCTAGCGGAAGCGCTAGGTTATGACAATAAGGAAATTAAGATATTAGCTAAAAGAATGGGAGATTTAAGGGACGAGATGTTAAGGGCTAGATGTAGGGGTCAAACTCCTACAAATGTCAACTTAGACGAGTATAGAGAAGAGGCCAGGAGAGTAATACTAAAAATAATAGCTTTACAAGACGAATTTCATCACTTTAATACAAATGGGGGTTAA